From the Platichthys flesus chromosome 6, fPlaFle2.1, whole genome shotgun sequence genome, one window contains:
- the cfdp1 gene encoding craniofacial development protein 1 has product MNYCDYDSDGYSSNEDADYVPSDDNLSEDDINQCLKEDPLYENDVVPHPDDVSKTKRKKKAISMRKRKKGVLKFEMEGGDGGEAQESHPAQEEMVKPRGEGDVDEENSKKKSDDLWVRFLSDVGSRPKQSTDNAQSSTTQKADSPAMKTALLTKETTASEPANVTVTKVFDFAGEEVRVNKVVLANSREGQSYLKSQNAEPEENGEEDTNSSPGQPPLPGTSAKRPAGMSSLLSRMGGKKQKMSTLEKSKMDWDAFKSEEGITEELAIHNRGREGFVERKNFLERVDHRQFELEKAVRLSNMKQ; this is encoded by the exons ATGATAATTTAAGCGAAGATGACATTAACCAGTGTTTAAAGGAAGACCCTCTGTACGAAAATGATGTTGTACCACATCCTGATGAtgtcagcaaaacaaaaaggaagaagaaggccATCAGCATGAg aaagaggaagaaaggagtACTAAAATTTGAGATGGAAGGAGGGGATGGAGGTGAAGCACAAGAGTCCCATCCAGCACAGGAAGAGATGGTCAAACCCAGAGGGGAAGGGGATGTTGATGAAGAGAATTCAAAGAAAAAATCTGATGACCTCTGGGTGAGATTCCTGTCTGATGTTGGATCCAGACCCAAACAATCCACAGATAATGCACAGTCAAGTACCACACAGAAG GCAGACTCTCCAGCAATGAAGACTGCTCTTTTGACTAAAGAAACAACAGCATCAGAACCTGCCAACGTCACCGTCACTAAAGTGTTCGACTTTGCTGGAGAAGAAGTTAG AGTTAATAAAGTGGTGTTAGCAAACTCCAGAGAAGGTCAAAGTTATCTGAAGAGCCAAAATGCTGAACCGGAGGAGAATGGAGAAGAAGACACAAACTCATCACCCGGTCAACCACCTCTTCCTGGCACCAG TGCTAAGCGACCAGCTGGCATGTCAAGCCTTTTGAGTCGTATGgggggaaagaaacaaaagatgagCACACTTGAAAAATCAAAGATGGACTGGGATGCATTCAAATCCGAGGAGGGCATCACGGAGGAGCTGGCTATTCACAACAGAGGCAGAGAAGG GTTTGTGGAGCGGAAGAACTTCTTGGAGCGGGTCGACCATCGCCAGTTTGAGTTAGAAAAAGCAGTAAGACTGAGCAACATGAAACAATGA